A genome region from Candidatus Binataceae bacterium includes the following:
- a CDS encoding sulfatase-like hydrolase/transferase — protein MAAPLRAAAPLQLWWLLFRNLAVQSLLFLLPVLVTQQLHALSFILSTRGAIAELALEGLVIVLLEATVAALLTILLALGHALDLLPAGADGACAGFLATVMSLICVLEFLSPLDGIVGLRASSAVQLAAIALTIALCALWGWRRVFARLTRLNASAQVVVGVIPLLLVVALSGGYGWRSFDPMPHASTAAADPPSRPNIILISLDALSAQDMSLYGYRRPTTPNLQRLAQRSYNFVNFSSTSDFTTPATASLLTGQYPISDQVFQLYGHVPRRWSKRNLAWLLRAHGYTTAAIVTNPAAHPLTLGLSDSFSYLPQPPITHWLYPGTFLLQLRHSLLFDSANALSLFFLKLSGRWFSSFNQHGWVEPRTVFARAESFIGGCPEPYFLWLHLYPPHAPYVNDPRYRGLFLSGSAFTTQSQYLRHLPGPAYSSDQQPTIDQLRARYDESIREVDDDLGEFLSWLRRHQSGNVIVVVTADHGESFSGGWYGHSSPYLRYSETHIPLLLSLPGQERGFDATQDGDLSDVAPTLLALLHIARPTWMDGHSLLAPASASQPWGPSFSMYLARARPQSRPAYGTIAATSRNFHLVWYFPNQGVQLYDVRQDPDQTDNLALIYPHVAAALIGSIRQRFGGQLDLNASAPPS, from the coding sequence GTGGCCGCTCCGCTTCGCGCGGCCGCCCCATTGCAACTGTGGTGGCTGTTGTTCCGCAACCTTGCGGTTCAGAGCCTGCTGTTTTTGCTCCCCGTTTTGGTCACCCAGCAGTTGCACGCGCTGTCCTTTATTCTTTCCACGCGTGGCGCGATCGCGGAACTGGCCCTGGAGGGCCTGGTAATCGTGCTGCTGGAGGCAACGGTGGCCGCTTTACTGACCATCTTGCTTGCCCTCGGCCATGCGCTTGATCTGTTGCCGGCCGGAGCAGACGGCGCTTGCGCCGGGTTTTTAGCCACCGTCATGAGCCTCATCTGCGTCCTGGAATTTTTAAGCCCACTGGATGGAATCGTCGGTTTGCGAGCCAGTTCGGCAGTGCAGCTTGCGGCAATCGCGCTAACCATCGCGCTATGTGCGCTTTGGGGATGGCGGCGGGTGTTTGCCCGGCTGACCCGGCTCAATGCTTCGGCCCAAGTTGTGGTGGGGGTAATTCCGCTGTTGTTGGTCGTGGCCTTGAGCGGAGGCTACGGCTGGCGCAGCTTCGATCCGATGCCACATGCTTCCACGGCCGCGGCCGATCCGCCTTCCCGACCCAATATCATCCTAATCAGCCTGGACGCCCTCAGCGCGCAGGACATGTCGCTGTACGGTTATCGCCGTCCAACCACACCTAACCTTCAGCGCCTGGCCCAGCGCAGCTACAATTTCGTCAACTTCTCCAGTACCTCGGATTTTACCACGCCGGCCACCGCTTCGCTGCTAACCGGCCAGTACCCGATTTCAGACCAGGTCTTTCAGCTCTACGGCCATGTCCCGCGCCGATGGAGCAAACGCAATCTAGCCTGGTTGCTGCGCGCGCACGGCTATACCACCGCCGCCATTGTCACTAATCCAGCGGCTCATCCGCTGACCCTGGGTCTGAGCGATTCATTCTCGTATTTGCCCCAACCACCGATTACCCACTGGCTTTATCCCGGCACTTTTCTGCTTCAACTGCGCCATAGCTTGCTGTTCGACAGCGCCAACGCCCTGTCATTGTTTTTTTTGAAGCTGAGCGGGAGATGGTTCAGCAGTTTCAATCAGCACGGCTGGGTCGAGCCCCGGACTGTCTTCGCAAGGGCTGAAAGCTTCATTGGGGGCTGCCCTGAACCGTACTTTTTGTGGCTACATCTGTATCCTCCGCACGCACCCTATGTGAACGATCCGCGCTACCGCGGTCTGTTCCTGAGCGGGTCTGCTTTCACTACCCAAAGCCAATATCTGCGGCATCTGCCGGGGCCGGCCTACTCGTCCGATCAGCAACCCACTATCGACCAACTGCGCGCGCGCTATGATGAAAGCATCCGCGAGGTTGACGATGACCTGGGGGAGTTCCTGAGCTGGCTGCGCCGTCATCAAAGCGGCAACGTTATTGTCGTCGTGACCGCCGATCACGGCGAGAGCTTCTCGGGCGGATGGTACGGCCACAGCTCGCCCTATCTGCGGTACTCCGAGACGCACATTCCGCTGCTGCTGTCGTTGCCGGGGCAGGAGCGCGGCTTCGACGCGACGCAGGACGGCGATCTGTCCGATGTTGCGCCGACGCTCCTGGCCTTGTTACACATCGCGCGGCCGACCTGGATGGATGGTCATTCGTTGCTGGCGCCTGCCAGCGCGAGCCAGCCCTGGGGTCCCAGTTTTTCGATGTATCTGGCCCGCGCTCGCCCGCAAAGCCGCCCTGCTTATGGCACCATCGCGGCCACCTCGAGAAATTTCCACTTGGTGTGGTATTTTCCCAATCAAGGGGTGCAACTGTACGATGTGCGGCAGGACCCGGATCAAACCGATAACCTGGCCTTAATCTATCCCCACGTGGCGGCTGCGCTGATCGGCTCGATCCGTCAACGCTTTGGCGGACAATTGGATCTTAACGCCTCGGCGCCGCCCTCGTGA